A stretch of Henckelia pumila isolate YLH828 chromosome 4, ASM3356847v2, whole genome shotgun sequence DNA encodes these proteins:
- the LOC140867490 gene encoding aquaporin PIP2-7-like, whose translation MAKEVSEEAPVQQTGKDYVDPPPSPLFSLEELRLWSFYRALIAEFIATLLFLYIGVATVIGHVKLYNADQCDGVGILGIAWAFGGMIFILVYCTAGISGGHINPAVTFGLFLARKLSLVRAVAYMVAQCLGAICGVGLVKAFMKSYFNRLGGGANFVQPGYNKGTALGAEIIGTFVLVYTVFSATDPKRSARDSHVPVLAPLPIGFAVFMVHLATIPITGTGINPARSFGSAVIYNRGNIWDDQWIFWVGPFVGALAAAIYHKFILRAAAIKALGSFRSNRTN comes from the exons ATGGCGAAAGAAGTAAGTGAAGAAGCACCGGTGCAGCAGACGGGGAAGGATTACGTGGATCCGCCGCCGTCGCCGCTGTTCAGTCTGGAGGAGCTCAGGCTCTGGTCTTTCTACAGAGCCCTCATAGCTGAGTTCATCGCCACCCTCCTCTTCCTCTACATCGGCGTCGCCACCGTCATCGGCCACGTAAAGCTCTACAATGCCGATCAGTGTGACGGCGTCGGTATCCTTGGAATCGCTTGGGCCTTCGGTGGGATGATCTTCATCCTCGTCTACTGCACTGCTGGCATCTCAG GGGGTCACATCAACCCGGCGGTGACTTTCGGGTTGTTCTTGGCGAGGAAGTTGTCCCTTGTTAGAGCTGTGGCGTACATGGTGGCACAGTGTTTGGGTGCCATCTGCGGTGTTGGTTTGGTGAAAGCCTTCATGAAGAGTTACTTCAACAGACTCGGAGGCGGGGCTAATTTCGTGCAGCCTGGTTACAACAAGGGCACCGCTCTGGGTGCTGAGATAATCGGCACTTTTGTGCTTGTTTACACCGTCTTCTCCGCCACCGATCCCAAGCGAAGCGCCCGTGATTCTCATGTCCCG GTTTTAGCTCCACTCCCGATTGGATTTGCGGTTTTCATGGTTCATTTGGCGACGATCCCTATTACTGGAACTGGTATTAACCCAGCCAGGAGCTTTGGATCTGCTGTGATTTACAACAGAGGAAATATTTGGGATGACCAG TGGATTTTCTGGGTCGGGCCGTTCGTGGGAGCTCTTGCGGCGGCGATTTACCACAAGTTTATTCTGAGGGCTGCCGCCATTAAAGCTCTGGGTTCCTTCAGGAGCAATCGCACCAACTAG